One Vigna unguiculata cultivar IT97K-499-35 chromosome 7, ASM411807v1, whole genome shotgun sequence genomic region harbors:
- the LOC114192593 gene encoding chromatin modification-related protein MEAF6 isoform X2 — MLASLLSRRAKLHEELRNIEKQVYDMETSYLQDPGQCGNVLKGFEGFLSSSKNTALLKRSRKFQPEDRLFSLSSVTSPAAEELAAGRDDGRSDYGPGRSKGGGIYANGQGKPKKGRGGSRDAKRARASSEHDFDYEDDPDLTL, encoded by the exons ATGTTAGCTTCTCTTCTTAGTAGGAGAGCCAAGCTTCACGAGGAGCTTCGAAACATTGAGAAGCAG GTTTATGACATGGAGACAAGTTATTTACAGGACCCTGGACAGTGTGGGAATGTATTAAAAGGATTTGAAGGTTTCTTATCGTCATCGAAGAACACTGCACT CTTGAAAAGGTCTAGAAAGTTTCAGCCTGAAGATAGACTCTTTTCATTATCTTCAGTAACCTCACCAGCG GCAGAAGAGCTTGCCGCTGGGCGAGATG ATGGTAGATCAGACTATGGTCCTGGTCGTTCAAAAGGTGGAGGAATTTATGCTAATGGACA GGGAAAACCAAAGAAAGGTAGAGGTGGGTCAAGAGATGCAAAGAGAGCAAGGGCTTCTAGTGAACATGATTTTGATTATGAAGATGATCCTGACCTGACCTTGTGA
- the LOC114192593 gene encoding chromatin modification-related protein MEAF6 isoform X1, with translation MESEGQKGTVNPSAMLASLLSRRAKLHEELRNIEKQVYDMETSYLQDPGQCGNVLKGFEGFLSSSKNTALLKRSRKFQPEDRLFSLSSVTSPAAEELAAGRDDGRSDYGPGRSKGGGIYANGQGKPKKGRGGSRDAKRARASSEHDFDYEDDPDLTL, from the exons ATGGAATCCGAAG GGCAAAAGGGTACGGTGAACCCGTCCGCAATGTTAGCTTCTCTTCTTAGTAGGAGAGCCAAGCTTCACGAGGAGCTTCGAAACATTGAGAAGCAG GTTTATGACATGGAGACAAGTTATTTACAGGACCCTGGACAGTGTGGGAATGTATTAAAAGGATTTGAAGGTTTCTTATCGTCATCGAAGAACACTGCACT CTTGAAAAGGTCTAGAAAGTTTCAGCCTGAAGATAGACTCTTTTCATTATCTTCAGTAACCTCACCAGCG GCAGAAGAGCTTGCCGCTGGGCGAGATG ATGGTAGATCAGACTATGGTCCTGGTCGTTCAAAAGGTGGAGGAATTTATGCTAATGGACA GGGAAAACCAAAGAAAGGTAGAGGTGGGTCAAGAGATGCAAAGAGAGCAAGGGCTTCTAGTGAACATGATTTTGATTATGAAGATGATCCTGACCTGACCTTGTGA